One genomic window of Polyangium aurulentum includes the following:
- a CDS encoding GAF domain-containing protein has product MFIQQFFRKGAQLTEEVLKENERLRERIAELEGENGRLRAHLASDTAIRDLLRKIEQLEAEKVELVHRSVQMEAVSDRFSARHSEVEAELASLANLYVATSQLHASPNVRHVLRNIKELLAQLVGAAKFGIYLASDDRKELVALTAEGMNFADIATLPADSGIIGQAFSSGELFYDTENDVSKGTVERPAAAVPLFIDGQPIGVIVVFGTLSQKTSFNDEDGQLFRLLGAQAAPALVSARLFTDAGRKVPGVQAFLDLED; this is encoded by the coding sequence TTGTTCATCCAGCAATTCTTCCGGAAGGGCGCGCAGCTAACCGAGGAGGTCCTGAAGGAGAACGAGCGCCTGCGCGAGCGTATCGCCGAGCTCGAGGGCGAGAACGGCCGGCTGCGGGCGCACCTCGCCAGCGACACGGCCATCCGCGACCTCCTTCGCAAGATCGAGCAGCTCGAGGCGGAAAAGGTGGAGCTCGTGCACCGCTCGGTGCAGATGGAGGCGGTGAGCGATCGCTTCTCTGCGCGCCACTCCGAGGTCGAGGCGGAGCTCGCGAGCCTCGCCAACCTCTACGTCGCGACCTCGCAGCTCCACGCCTCGCCGAACGTGCGCCACGTGCTCCGCAACATCAAAGAGCTGCTGGCGCAGCTCGTCGGCGCGGCGAAGTTCGGCATCTATCTCGCGTCCGACGATCGCAAAGAGCTGGTCGCGCTGACGGCCGAGGGTATGAACTTCGCCGACATCGCCACGCTGCCCGCCGACAGCGGGATCATCGGGCAGGCTTTCTCCAGCGGCGAGCTTTTCTACGACACCGAGAACGACGTCTCCAAAGGCACCGTCGAGCGCCCCGCTGCGGCCGTGCCGCTATTCATCGACGGCCAGCCCATCGGCGTGATCGTCGTCTTCGGGACGCTCTCCCAGAAGACTTCGTTCAACGATGAGGATGGCCAGCTCTTCCGGCTCCTGGGCGCGCAGGCCGCCCCCGCGCTCGTCAGTGCGCGGCTGTTCACCGATGCAGGTCGCAAGGTGCCTGGGGTTCAGGCGTTCCTCGACCTGGAGGACTGA
- a CDS encoding response regulator — MAEYSCLIVEDSPMMRQLLVFALARVKNLRVTEADDGVDGLRKLASTKYDVIITDINMPIMDGLKLVKRVRSDPVHKDTPIIIITTEGSQEDRQRALQLGANAYITKPIQAPQVIAKVKELLKIE; from the coding sequence ATGGCCGAGTACTCCTGCCTGATTGTCGAAGATTCGCCCATGATGCGGCAGCTCTTGGTCTTCGCGCTCGCGCGGGTCAAGAACCTGCGCGTCACGGAGGCGGACGACGGCGTGGATGGTCTCCGCAAGCTCGCGTCGACGAAGTACGACGTCATCATCACCGACATCAACATGCCGATCATGGACGGGCTCAAGCTCGTCAAGCGCGTGCGGAGCGATCCGGTTCATAAAGACACGCCGATCATCATCATCACCACCGAGGGCTCGCAGGAAGATCGGCAGCGCGCGCTCCAGCTCGGCGCGAACGCGTACATCACCAAGCCCATCCAGGCTCCGCAGGTGATCGCGAAGGTCAAGGAGCTGCTCAAAATCGAGTGA
- a CDS encoding phosphoribosylanthranilate isomerase: MTNRSAPLRVKICGITRVIDAVLAADAGADMIGLNFVEGSPRRVDLRAAREIAERVRGQVELVGVVADEDEARLVELQRDVGLDWLQLHGDEPPERVRRLLPRAFKAVRVGSAEDASLAMAYPGEILLVDARVEGQLGGTGVRVDPALVQPLAATRRVMLAGGLKPGNVADAVRAVGPWGVDTASGVESAPGIKDPDRVAAFIAAAREAVSS; the protein is encoded by the coding sequence GTGACGAACCGATCGGCTCCCCTCCGCGTCAAGATCTGCGGGATCACGCGCGTCATCGACGCCGTGCTCGCCGCGGATGCGGGGGCCGACATGATCGGTTTGAACTTCGTCGAGGGCTCCCCGCGCCGCGTCGATCTACGCGCGGCGCGCGAGATCGCCGAGCGAGTGCGCGGGCAGGTCGAGCTCGTGGGCGTCGTGGCCGACGAGGACGAGGCGCGCCTCGTCGAGCTTCAGCGCGACGTGGGCCTCGACTGGCTCCAGCTCCACGGCGACGAGCCTCCCGAGCGCGTGCGCAGGCTCCTTCCGCGCGCGTTCAAGGCCGTGCGCGTGGGCAGCGCCGAGGATGCGTCGCTCGCGATGGCGTACCCGGGAGAGATCTTGCTCGTCGACGCGCGCGTCGAGGGCCAGCTCGGCGGGACGGGCGTGCGCGTCGATCCGGCGCTCGTGCAGCCTCTCGCGGCGACGCGGCGCGTGATGCTCGCGGGTGGCCTCAAGCCGGGCAACGTCGCGGACGCAGTGCGCGCCGTCGGGCCCTGGGGCGTCGACACGGCGAGCGGCGTCGAGTCCGCGCCGGGGATCAAGGATCCAGATAGAGTCGCGGCGTTCATCGCGGCAGCGCGGGAGGCCGTGTCTTCCTGA